From the Clostridiales bacterium FE2011 genome, one window contains:
- a CDS encoding GntR family transcriptional regulator yields MADQPKYLQVADVLRREIAEGVFRDGQTLMTEEELRFRFNVSRQTIRQAIALLEEDGLVDRRRGSGTYVRHGPRRRMQGTVHVGVITSYITDYIFPSIVSGIESVLSENGVVMNLSATYNDSKTERSILERMLDGQVDGLIVEGVQTARETENEDLYRRLAERNIPVLFMNAYYPGMTNVPHVVMDDYGGGRTAAREVLSRGYRKPGGMFKVDDIQGKERLRGFLDEMQSEGVIIPDEHLLLFGTNERMSWQINPEGTRFIERLKNHEMDCMTCYNDVFAVSLMNRLTQEGMKLPDEMGFIGFDNTAYAEMATPKLTTLGHPKEAFGSLAAEKLLRMIDGERERSVNMAWTLVERDSLPRVERL; encoded by the coding sequence GTGGCGGATCAGCCCAAATATCTGCAGGTTGCGGACGTTCTGCGCAGAGAGATCGCGGAAGGCGTTTTTCGTGACGGACAGACTCTGATGACAGAGGAGGAGCTGCGTTTCCGTTTTAATGTGTCTCGCCAGACCATTCGTCAGGCAATTGCACTGCTGGAGGAGGACGGTCTGGTGGACCGGCGCCGTGGCAGCGGTACTTACGTGCGCCACGGACCCCGCAGGAGGATGCAGGGTACTGTTCATGTAGGCGTAATCACGTCCTATATTACTGACTATATTTTCCCGTCCATCGTGTCGGGTATTGAATCCGTGCTGAGCGAGAACGGCGTGGTGATGAACCTGAGCGCCACCTACAACGACAGCAAGACGGAACGGAGCATCCTGGAGCGCATGCTGGACGGCCAGGTGGACGGCCTGATCGTGGAAGGCGTGCAGACTGCCCGGGAGACGGAGAACGAGGATCTGTACCGCCGCCTGGCGGAACGGAACATCCCGGTTCTGTTCATGAACGCTTATTATCCCGGCATGACGAATGTGCCCCACGTGGTGATGGACGACTACGGCGGAGGACGTACCGCGGCGCGTGAAGTGCTGAGCCGCGGATACCGGAAGCCGGGCGGAATGTTCAAGGTGGACGATATCCAGGGCAAGGAACGGCTGAGAGGCTTCCTGGATGAAATGCAGAGCGAAGGCGTCATCATTCCCGATGAGCACCTGCTGCTGTTCGGCACCAACGAACGCATGTCCTGGCAGATCAATCCGGAAGGCACCAGGTTCATTGAGCGGCTGAAGAACCACGAAATGGACTGCATGACCTGCTACAACGACGTGTTTGCCGTCAGCCTGATGAACCGCCTGACCCAGGAAGGCATGAAGCTGCCGGATGAGATGGGCTTCATCGGATTTGACAACACGGCCTATGCTGAAATGGCCACACCGAAGCTGACCACGCTCGGCCATCCGAAGGAAGCCTTCGGTTCCCTGGCGGCGGAAAAGCTGCTGCGGATGATCGACGGTGAGCGGGAACGCAGTGTGAACATGGCCTGGACCCTGGTTGAACGAGACAGCCTGCCCCGGGTGGAGCGGCTGTGA
- a CDS encoding TrmH family RNA methyltransferase encodes MPSLSAYKSALDYSYAPGIFPSMECLMHRPEKTRRVLIHSSAAGREGTDRLRALADKAGVRVEEADRVLARISGKENCYAAAVFEKFEDAPDPEKPHVVLHNPGDSGNVGTILRTALGLGIEDVALIRPCVDLFDPKTVRASMGSLFQLRVKVYDRFEEYREAFPDRALFPFMLDASVPLQEAVKTRPEKWTLIFGNEGKGLPKEFAAYGQAVRIESNEKVDSLNLGIAAGIGIYEFIMHDA; translated from the coding sequence ATGCCATCATTATCTGCGTATAAGAGCGCACTGGATTACAGCTACGCACCGGGAATCTTTCCCAGCATGGAATGCCTGATGCACCGGCCGGAGAAAACACGGCGGGTACTGATCCATTCTTCCGCCGCGGGACGGGAAGGAACGGACAGGCTGCGTGCACTGGCGGATAAAGCCGGAGTACGGGTGGAGGAAGCCGACCGCGTACTGGCCCGGATCAGCGGGAAGGAAAACTGCTACGCGGCAGCCGTGTTTGAAAAGTTTGAGGACGCACCGGATCCGGAAAAGCCCCATGTGGTGCTGCATAACCCGGGAGACAGCGGAAACGTGGGGACGATCCTGCGGACGGCACTGGGACTTGGGATTGAAGACGTGGCGCTGATCCGCCCCTGTGTGGATCTGTTTGATCCGAAAACAGTCCGGGCGAGCATGGGCAGTCTGTTCCAGCTCCGGGTGAAGGTGTACGACCGGTTTGAGGAGTACCGGGAAGCATTCCCGGACAGGGCACTGTTCCCATTTATGCTGGACGCGTCTGTGCCGCTGCAGGAAGCGGTGAAAACCCGGCCGGAGAAATGGACCCTGATCTTCGGAAACGAAGGAAAAGGCCTGCCGAAAGAATTTGCGGCGTATGGCCAGGCGGTACGGATTGAAAGCAACGAGAAAGTGGACTCGCTGAACCTGGGAATTGCGGCGGGGATTGGGATTTATGAATTCATTATGCATGATGCATAA
- a CDS encoding glycosyltransferase family 4 protein translates to MDIKTLMNRAKTRIRYWLISDLWIKKLVPARIRHLFSNKVIDALETHTDVPMPYIAGKYPKGINLYGFFKAENGLAQGVKMYARALEESNVPHTLLNTDFLDWLPQNDTTFDDRLTTENKYAVNVIHINPDQWQEACGMFPRDHFNGHYNIGVWLWELEQIPDRWIPMIDYVDEVWTPSEFIAGAMRKATDKPVTVIPYGMETPYDETLTRADFGLSEEDFLVLTMYDSNSYASRKNPGAAIDAFREAYGDNPGNVKLVIKISNPKPEDIDFVEKKLVPGSYILMTERLERKQLNSLIRLCDVFLSLHRSEGFGLVMAEAMNLGTAAVATGWSANAEFMPDGAACNVSCRQIPVGDAYQDAPEGLTWADADVHEAADYLRRLKDEPAYREEITRVGQAYIREALSTKKCAERIEKRLDEIIN, encoded by the coding sequence ATGGATATTAAGACGCTGATGAACCGGGCGAAAACACGGATCCGGTACTGGCTGATTTCGGATCTGTGGATCAAGAAGCTGGTTCCGGCCAGGATCCGTCATCTGTTTTCCAATAAAGTGATTGACGCGCTGGAGACGCATACGGACGTTCCGATGCCGTATATTGCAGGAAAGTATCCGAAGGGAATCAACCTGTATGGATTCTTCAAAGCGGAAAACGGACTGGCGCAGGGTGTGAAGATGTATGCCCGGGCGCTGGAGGAAAGCAATGTTCCGCATACCTTGCTGAACACTGATTTCCTGGACTGGCTGCCGCAGAACGATACGACGTTTGATGACAGGCTGACAACAGAAAACAAATACGCGGTGAACGTGATCCATATCAATCCGGATCAGTGGCAGGAAGCCTGCGGCATGTTCCCGCGGGATCATTTCAACGGACACTATAATATTGGCGTATGGCTGTGGGAACTGGAGCAGATTCCGGACCGGTGGATTCCGATGATTGACTATGTGGATGAAGTCTGGACTCCGTCGGAATTCATTGCGGGAGCGATGCGGAAAGCAACGGATAAGCCGGTAACCGTCATTCCCTACGGCATGGAAACGCCCTATGACGAAACATTGACGAGGGCGGATTTCGGCCTGAGTGAAGAGGATTTCCTGGTGCTGACGATGTATGACAGTAACAGCTATGCCAGCCGGAAGAATCCGGGAGCTGCGATCGATGCCTTCCGGGAAGCTTACGGAGACAATCCGGGGAACGTGAAGCTGGTGATCAAGATCAGCAATCCGAAACCGGAAGATATTGATTTTGTTGAGAAGAAGCTGGTGCCGGGAAGCTACATCCTGATGACGGAACGGCTGGAAAGAAAACAGCTGAACAGCCTGATCCGCCTGTGTGACGTGTTCCTCAGCCTGCATCGGAGTGAGGGCTTCGGGCTGGTAATGGCGGAAGCCATGAACCTGGGTACAGCTGCGGTGGCGACGGGTTGGTCCGCAAACGCGGAGTTTATGCCGGACGGCGCAGCCTGTAACGTCAGCTGCCGACAGATTCCCGTGGGAGATGCTTACCAGGATGCGCCGGAAGGATTGACCTGGGCGGACGCGGATGTGCACGAAGCGGCAGATTACCTGCGGCGATTGAAGGATGAACCGGCATACCGGGAGGAGATCACCCGGGTCGGACAGGCCTACATCCGGGAAGCGCTGAGCACGAAGAAGTGCGCGGAGAGAATCGAAAAGCGGCTGGATGAAATCATAAACTAA
- the rfbB gene encoding dTDP-glucose 4,6-dehydratase yields MTIIVTGGAGFIGSNFVFHMLNKYPDYRIICLDKLTYAGNLSTLKGVMDNPQFRFVKADICDREAVQQLFEEEHPDIVVNFAAESHVDRSIEDPDVFLRTNIMGTATLMNACRKYGITRYHQVSTDEVYGDLPLDRPDLLFTEETPIHTSSPYSSSKAGADLLVMAYYRTYGLPCTISRCSNNYGPYHFPEKLIPLMIANALNDKSLPVYGEGKNVRDWLYVEDHCKAIDLIIHKGRVGEVYNIGGHNEMANIDIVKLICKELGKPESLITYVKDRKGHDMRYAIDPTKIHNELGWLPETKFADGIKKTIKWYLDNREWWEEIVNGEYQNYYEKMYGNR; encoded by the coding sequence ATGACGATTATCGTAACCGGCGGCGCCGGATTCATCGGAAGCAATTTCGTTTTTCACATGCTGAACAAGTATCCGGATTACCGGATTATCTGCCTGGACAAGCTGACCTACGCGGGCAACCTGTCCACGCTGAAAGGCGTGATGGACAATCCGCAGTTCCGGTTTGTGAAGGCGGACATCTGTGACCGGGAAGCAGTGCAGCAGCTGTTTGAGGAAGAACATCCGGACATCGTGGTGAACTTCGCGGCGGAAAGCCATGTGGACCGCAGCATTGAAGATCCGGACGTCTTCCTGCGGACGAATATCATGGGTACGGCAACGCTGATGAATGCCTGCCGGAAATACGGCATTACCCGGTACCATCAGGTGAGCACGGACGAAGTCTACGGCGACCTGCCGCTGGACCGGCCGGACCTGCTGTTCACAGAAGAGACGCCGATCCATACCAGCAGCCCCTATTCCAGCTCCAAGGCCGGTGCTGACCTGCTGGTGATGGCCTACTACCGGACATACGGGCTGCCCTGCACGATCAGCCGGTGCAGCAATAACTACGGTCCCTATCACTTCCCGGAGAAACTGATTCCCCTGATGATCGCTAACGCGCTGAATGATAAGTCCCTGCCGGTATACGGCGAGGGAAAGAATGTACGCGACTGGCTGTATGTGGAGGATCACTGCAAGGCCATCGACCTGATTATCCATAAAGGCCGGGTGGGCGAAGTGTACAACATCGGCGGACACAACGAGATGGCGAACATCGATATTGTGAAGCTGATCTGCAAGGAACTGGGCAAGCCGGAAAGCCTGATCACCTACGTGAAGGACCGGAAGGGCCACGATATGCGCTATGCCATCGATCCCACGAAGATCCATAACGAGCTGGGCTGGCTGCCGGAGACGAAGTTTGCCGACGGTATCAAGAAGACAATCAAGTGGTATCTGGACAACCGTGAATGGTGGGAAGAGATCGTGAACGGGGAATACCAGAACTACTATGAGAAAATGTACGGCAACCGGTAA
- the rfbC gene encoding dTDP-4-dehydrorhamnose 3,5-epimerase has product MKKIETELPGVYIIEPEVRGDARGYFMEVWSTRNFEELGLHYDFVQDNQSFSSQKGILRGLHFQNAPMAQAKLVRVNRGAVMDVAVDLRKGSPTYKQWIAVELSEENRRMLMIPRGFGHGFKALTDNVEFCYKVDNLYSAECDRGIRYNDPTIGVDWGKVRTDLLSRKDTTSPLLDDSDCNFVYGEV; this is encoded by the coding sequence ATGAAAAAGATTGAAACAGAACTGCCGGGAGTATACATCATTGAGCCGGAGGTGCGTGGAGACGCACGGGGATACTTTATGGAGGTGTGGAGCACCCGGAACTTTGAGGAGCTGGGACTGCACTACGACTTTGTGCAGGACAACCAGAGCTTTTCCTCCCAGAAAGGAATCCTGCGGGGCCTTCACTTCCAGAACGCCCCGATGGCACAGGCCAAGCTGGTACGGGTGAACCGTGGCGCGGTGATGGATGTGGCGGTGGATCTCCGGAAAGGAAGCCCGACCTACAAGCAGTGGATCGCGGTGGAGCTGAGTGAGGAAAACCGCCGGATGCTGATGATTCCCCGGGGCTTTGGCCACGGCTTCAAGGCGCTGACGGACAATGTGGAGTTCTGCTACAAGGTAGACAATCTGTACAGTGCGGAATGCGACCGGGGCATCCGGTATAATGACCCGACTATCGGGGTGGACTGGGGCAAAGTGAGAACAGACCTGCTGAGCCGGAAGGACACGACATCTCCGCTGCTGGATGACAGTGACTGCAATTTTGTGTACGGGGAGGTTTGA
- the rfbA gene encoding glucose-1-phosphate thymidylyltransferase RfbA, with translation MKGIILAGGAGTRLYPLTMVTSKQLLPVYDKPMIYYPLSTLMLAGIRDILIISTPEDTPRFEHLLGDGNPFGIRLQYTVQPSPDGLAQAFLLGEEFIGDDACAMVLGDNIFYGNGFRKVLKAAVEDAEAGRATIFGYYVHDPERFGIVEFDENGKVLSVEEKPKNPKSNYSITGLYFYPKGVSAKAHEVKPSARGELEITTLNDMYLQEGRLDAQRLGRGFAWLDTGTMDSLLEAADFVQMIQKRQSIVISAPEEIAYINGWIDKAKMLESAEKYGKSPYGAHLRAVAEGKVMY, from the coding sequence ATGAAGGGAATTATCCTGGCGGGCGGAGCGGGAACAAGACTGTATCCGCTGACGATGGTCACATCCAAACAGCTGCTTCCGGTGTATGACAAGCCGATGATCTATTATCCGTTGAGCACGCTGATGCTGGCGGGGATCCGGGATATCCTGATCATCTCCACCCCGGAGGATACGCCGCGCTTTGAACACCTGCTGGGAGACGGCAATCCTTTCGGTATCCGGCTGCAGTATACGGTGCAGCCCTCTCCGGACGGCCTGGCCCAGGCGTTCCTGCTGGGTGAGGAATTTATTGGCGACGATGCCTGCGCGATGGTGTTGGGAGACAACATTTTCTACGGCAACGGATTCAGGAAGGTACTGAAGGCAGCCGTTGAGGATGCGGAGGCCGGACGGGCGACTATTTTCGGTTATTATGTTCACGATCCGGAACGGTTCGGCATTGTGGAGTTTGATGAAAACGGCAAGGTGCTTTCTGTGGAGGAAAAGCCGAAGAATCCGAAGAGCAACTACAGCATCACAGGCTTGTATTTCTATCCCAAGGGAGTCTCCGCCAAGGCGCATGAGGTGAAACCCAGCGCCCGGGGCGAGCTGGAAATCACCACGCTGAATGATATGTACCTGCAGGAAGGCAGGCTGGATGCCCAGCGGCTGGGCCGGGGCTTCGCCTGGCTGGATACCGGAACCATGGACAGCCTGCTGGAAGCGGCGGACTTTGTGCAGATGATCCAGAAGCGGCAGAGCATTGTGATTTCCGCACCGGAAGAGATTGCGTATATCAACGGATGGATTGATAAGGCAAAGATGCTGGAGAGTGCGGAAAAGTACGGAAAGAGTCCTTACGGCGCACACCTGCGGGCGGTGGCTGAAGGGAAAGTTATGTACTGA
- a CDS encoding leucine-rich repeat protein, which yields MKKLALFLALCLLVSSIVPAVAEEAEVVPAAEEVVTEAAPVEEAAPAEEAAPAEEAAPAEEAAPAEEAAPAEEAAPAEEAAPAEEAAPAEEAAPAEEAAPAEEAAPVEEAKKESMTRKLANGTVLYADKELTNEIGVLDGDALVILTAVEEKAASIRYAVKENGAKTVKTAWVKAEALKDAGDADLQETELKAVAFVETAPAEEAAPAEEAAPAEEEAAPAEEEAAPAEEEAAPAEEEAAPAEEEAAPAEEEAAPAEEEAAPAEEEAAPAEEAAPAEEEAAPAEEEAAPAEKEAAPAEEEAAPAEEVAAPAEEAAPVEEAAPAAEEAAPAEEAAPAEEAAPAEEAAPVEEVPAEEELSTAAVSDYVIRADGTIIQYNGTSTAITLPLQDKDGNPVKRLSEAVFANNTTILSVTLPNNIALDDGAFRNCTSLLSVSMHNSITEISAECFEGCTSLQSVSWPENLETIGHDAFSGCTALTGVPTGTKLKTLGDNAFKGCTKLTYADLPTTLETIGQGAFAGCTALKEIIIPSSVKTMGNRAFEGCSGATKLELPTTLTEINNYCFSGCSGLTEIKIPEGVVEIGREAFNGCASAKMIRLPQSLVQIGNNAFSGRPASGWILWEKCQGKDKVYLGTDALGTSGYLMAPIGSAAEEYAKTHKNIVFCNTKIKDFVTRCYDKILGRAPDEAGMLDWCSQIASGKKGGSAIVQAFIGSQEFINKKYSDEQVVKILYQAMLGREADTNGFNDWMKMLKTGVTYDSIIYGFTGSQEFIKLCSDYSMTPGTITLSKARDKNWGLTAYVSRMYTECLGRAYDVNGLENWCQQVLTNRINVVDVARGFFFSKEFVDKKLSDTEYVHRLYRTMFGRDEDAAGMLNWMSALNQKKTREFVFEGFTGSAEFKALVESYGLKLPDPKATTKKKKK from the coding sequence ATGAAGAAACTGGCTTTGTTCCTGGCGCTGTGCCTGCTGGTGAGCAGCATCGTGCCTGCCGTTGCCGAGGAAGCCGAAGTGGTTCCCGCGGCTGAAGAAGTCGTTACAGAAGCCGCTCCTGTGGAAGAAGCTGCTCCTGCTGAGGAAGCTGCCCCTGCCGAGGAAGCTGCCCCTGCTGAAGAGGCCGCTCCCGCTGAGGAAGCCGCTCCTGCCGAAGAGGCCGCTCCCGCTGAAGAAGCTGCCCCTGCCGAAGAAGCTGCTCCCGCTGAGGAAGCCGCTCCTGCTGAAGAAGCCGCTCCCGCTGAGGAAGCTGCTCCTGTTGAAGAAGCCAAGAAAGAGTCCATGACGAGGAAGCTCGCCAATGGTACCGTGCTGTATGCGGACAAGGAACTGACCAACGAGATCGGCGTCCTGGACGGCGATGCGCTGGTAATCCTGACCGCTGTGGAAGAAAAGGCCGCCAGCATCCGTTATGCCGTGAAGGAAAACGGAGCCAAGACGGTTAAGACTGCCTGGGTGAAGGCTGAAGCCCTGAAGGACGCCGGCGACGCCGATCTGCAGGAAACCGAGCTGAAGGCCGTTGCCTTTGTGGAAACCGCTCCCGCTGAGGAAGCCGCTCCGGCTGAAGAAGCTGCTCCCGCTGAGGAAGAAGCTGCTCCTGCTGAAGAAGAAGCTGCTCCCGCTGAGGAAGAAGCTGCTCCCGCTGAGGAAGAAGCCGCTCCTGCTGAAGAAGAAGCCGCTCCCGCTGAGGAAGAAGCCGCTCCCGCTGAAGAAGAAGCCGCTCCTGCCGAGGAAGAAGCTGCTCCCGCTGAGGAAGCCGCTCCTGCTGAAGAAGAAGCTGCTCCCGCTGAAGAAGAAGCTGCTCCTGCTGAGAAAGAGGCCGCTCCCGCTGAAGAAGAAGCCGCTCCCGCCGAAGAAGTAGCTGCTCCCGCTGAGGAAGCCGCTCCTGTTGAGGAAGCTGCTCCTGCCGCTGAGGAAGCTGCCCCTGCCGAGGAGGCTGCTCCCGCTGAGGAAGCCGCTCCTGCTGAAGAAGCCGCTCCCGTTGAAGAAGTTCCCGCTGAAGAAGAACTGAGCACCGCTGCTGTGTCTGACTACGTGATCCGTGCCGATGGTACGATCATCCAGTACAACGGCACCTCCACCGCTATCACCCTGCCGCTGCAGGACAAGGACGGCAATCCCGTGAAGCGGCTGAGCGAAGCTGTGTTCGCCAACAATACAACCATCCTGAGCGTTACCCTGCCGAACAACATCGCGCTGGATGACGGTGCATTCCGTAACTGCACCAGCCTGCTGAGCGTCAGTATGCACAACAGCATTACTGAGATTTCCGCCGAGTGCTTCGAAGGCTGCACCAGCCTGCAGAGCGTTTCCTGGCCGGAAAACCTGGAGACCATCGGTCATGACGCTTTCAGCGGCTGTACCGCTCTGACCGGTGTACCTACCGGTACCAAACTGAAGACCCTGGGCGACAACGCCTTCAAGGGCTGCACCAAGCTGACCTATGCTGACCTGCCCACCACGCTGGAGACCATCGGCCAGGGCGCCTTTGCCGGCTGCACCGCGCTGAAGGAGATCATCATCCCCAGCTCCGTGAAGACCATGGGCAACCGGGCGTTTGAAGGCTGCTCCGGCGCCACCAAGCTGGAACTGCCCACCACCCTGACTGAAATCAACAACTACTGCTTCAGCGGCTGCAGCGGCCTGACGGAGATCAAGATCCCCGAAGGTGTTGTGGAAATCGGCCGTGAGGCTTTCAATGGCTGCGCTTCCGCCAAGATGATCCGTCTGCCCCAGAGCCTGGTCCAGATTGGTAACAACGCATTCTCCGGACGTCCCGCTTCCGGCTGGATCCTCTGGGAGAAATGCCAGGGCAAGGATAAGGTGTATCTCGGAACGGATGCGCTGGGCACCTCCGGTTACCTGATGGCGCCGATTGGTTCCGCGGCTGAAGAATACGCCAAGACCCACAAGAACATTGTTTTCTGCAATACCAAGATCAAGGATTTCGTGACCCGCTGCTATGACAAGATCCTGGGCCGTGCTCCCGATGAAGCCGGTATGCTCGACTGGTGCAGCCAGATTGCTTCCGGCAAGAAGGGCGGCAGCGCAATCGTTCAGGCCTTCATCGGCAGTCAGGAATTCATCAATAAGAAGTATAGTGATGAACAGGTTGTTAAGATCCTGTACCAGGCTATGCTGGGCCGCGAAGCGGATACCAACGGCTTCAATGACTGGATGAAGATGCTGAAGACCGGCGTGACATATGATTCTATTATCTATGGTTTCACTGGTTCTCAGGAATTCATCAAGCTGTGCAGCGACTACAGCATGACTCCCGGAACCATCACCCTGAGCAAGGCTCGGGATAAGAACTGGGGCCTGACTGCTTATGTAAGCCGTATGTACACCGAATGCCTCGGCCGTGCATATGACGTGAACGGCCTGGAGAACTGGTGCCAGCAGGTGCTGACCAACCGGATCAACGTTGTGGATGTTGCGAGAGGCTTCTTCTTCTCCAAGGAATTTGTGGACAAGAAGCTGAGCGATACCGAATATGTGCATCGCCTGTATCGGACCATGTTCGGCCGTGACGAGGATGCCGCCGGTATGCTGAACTGGATGAGCGCTCTGAACCAGAAGAAGACCCGTGAATTTGTCTTCGAAGGCTTCACCGGTTCCGCTGAGTTCAAGGCCCTGGTTGAATCCTATGGCCTGAAGCTTCCGGATCCCAAGGCTACTACCAAGAAAAAGAAAAAGTAA
- a CDS encoding glycosyltransferase family 4 protein translates to MVKVAFVCQRYGLEVNGGSELYCMQTAELLAKYYDVTVYTTCALDYTTWKNHYPAGEEMIHGVRVKRYPVDRERSQASFDRICAKVLSGPNHTDREEIQWIEEQGPVSTEVLRALKEEHKQYRVVFFMTYLYYLSATGLPLGFDNAVLIPTLHDEPPVYLRAYDKVFEAAKALLWLTPEEQAFAFKRFPFVKDKPQVLIGAGIDKPAEALPEIPEEIRGKRYLVYAGRIDESKGCGEMFDYFLRLKKEQGSDLKLVLMGKPVMKIPEDPDIIPLGFVSEEMKFAVMKEAFALLLFSHFESLSMVVLESMLMGRPVLVSGKCEVLKGHCIRSGAGLYFDFYQEFAGCVRWMEEHPEAYRTMRESGIRYVKENYSWDVITEKYHALIGGFGKE, encoded by the coding sequence ATGGTAAAAGTCGCATTCGTCTGTCAGCGGTACGGGCTTGAGGTGAATGGCGGATCGGAGCTGTACTGTATGCAGACAGCGGAACTGCTGGCAAAGTACTATGACGTGACGGTATACACCACGTGCGCGCTGGATTACACCACCTGGAAGAACCATTATCCGGCCGGTGAAGAAATGATCCACGGCGTACGGGTGAAGCGCTACCCGGTTGACCGGGAACGGTCCCAGGCCAGCTTTGACAGGATCTGCGCGAAGGTTCTGTCCGGTCCGAACCATACGGACCGGGAGGAGATCCAGTGGATTGAGGAGCAGGGGCCTGTGAGCACGGAAGTGCTGCGGGCACTGAAGGAAGAGCATAAGCAATACCGCGTCGTGTTCTTTATGACCTACCTGTACTACCTCAGCGCGACAGGACTTCCCCTGGGCTTTGATAACGCCGTGCTGATCCCCACCCTGCATGATGAACCGCCGGTTTATCTGCGGGCGTATGACAAGGTGTTTGAAGCGGCAAAGGCATTGCTTTGGCTGACGCCGGAAGAGCAGGCTTTCGCCTTCAAAAGATTCCCCTTTGTAAAGGACAAACCGCAGGTGCTGATCGGCGCCGGAATTGACAAGCCGGCGGAGGCCCTTCCGGAAATTCCGGAGGAAATCCGCGGAAAACGGTATCTGGTCTATGCCGGACGGATTGACGAGAGCAAGGGCTGCGGTGAAATGTTTGACTATTTCCTGCGACTGAAAAAGGAGCAGGGAAGCGACCTGAAGCTTGTGCTGATGGGCAAGCCGGTGATGAAGATTCCCGAGGATCCGGACATCATTCCCCTGGGCTTTGTGAGCGAGGAAATGAAGTTCGCGGTGATGAAGGAAGCATTCGCGCTGCTGCTGTTCAGTCACTTTGAGAGCCTGAGCATGGTGGTGCTGGAAAGCATGCTGATGGGCAGGCCGGTGCTGGTGTCCGGAAAGTGCGAGGTTCTGAAGGGTCATTGTATCCGGAGCGGCGCGGGACTGTATTTTGACTTCTACCAGGAGTTCGCCGGGTGCGTCCGCTGGATGGAAGAGCATCCGGAGGCATACCGGACCATGCGGGAAAGCGGAATACGGTATGTGAAGGAAAACTACAGCTGGGACGTCATTACGGAGAAGTATCACGCGCTGATCGGCGGTTTCGGGAAGGAGTGA
- a CDS encoding glycosyltransferase family 4 protein, which produces MKKIGFVIPWYGETIGGGAEAELRGVVHHLQDAGVELEVLTTCVEKFASDWSVNFHKPGLTEEAGIPVRRFPVRRRDEAAFGFINNKLMTGQAVTPGEEEIFCREMINSPELYDYMLEHEAEYGLYVFIPYMFGTTFYGCQVRPGKSVLIPCLHDESYAKMRIFQDPFSQVAGMVFNAEPERLLAEKLFGVRGETFTTFGIGMNTDQTGDGERFRQKFGIADPFILYAGRKEAGKRVDMLVRYFAEYKRRNQDKLKLVLIGGGQIDIPDKKNIIDLGFVDIQDKYDAYSAAELFCNPSEMESFSLVLMESWLAEKPALVNGRCAVTKDFVQRAGAGLYFDNYAEFEGTILYLTQHPETAAEMGRNGRQFVLENFRWDVIVKKYLELFERLGA; this is translated from the coding sequence ATGAAGAAGATCGGATTTGTGATACCCTGGTACGGTGAAACCATTGGCGGAGGTGCCGAAGCGGAGCTGCGGGGGGTGGTCCACCACCTGCAGGACGCGGGTGTGGAACTGGAAGTGCTGACCACCTGCGTGGAAAAGTTCGCCAGCGACTGGAGCGTCAATTTTCATAAACCCGGCCTGACGGAAGAGGCCGGCATTCCGGTGCGGCGCTTCCCGGTACGCAGGCGGGATGAAGCAGCCTTCGGCTTTATCAACAATAAACTGATGACAGGACAGGCTGTGACCCCGGGAGAAGAGGAAATTTTCTGCCGGGAGATGATCAACAGCCCGGAACTGTACGATTATATGCTGGAGCATGAGGCGGAATACGGCCTGTATGTGTTTATCCCCTACATGTTCGGCACCACATTCTACGGATGCCAGGTCCGGCCCGGAAAGAGCGTACTGATCCCCTGCCTTCATGATGAGAGCTACGCGAAGATGCGCATTTTCCAGGATCCGTTTTCCCAGGTGGCGGGCATGGTTTTCAACGCGGAACCGGAGCGCCTGCTGGCGGAGAAACTGTTCGGGGTCAGGGGAGAAACCTTTACGACCTTCGGAATCGGAATGAATACCGACCAGACGGGCGACGGGGAGCGCTTCCGGCAGAAATTCGGCATCGCGGATCCTTTTATCCTGTATGCCGGGCGGAAGGAAGCCGGAAAGCGGGTGGATATGCTGGTCCGGTACTTCGCGGAGTATAAAAGAAGAAACCAGGACAAGCTGAAGCTGGTACTGATCGGCGGGGGACAGATTGATATCCCCGATAAAAAGAACATCATTGACCTGGGCTTTGTGGATATTCAGGACAAGTATGACGCGTACAGCGCGGCGGAACTGTTCTGCAACCCGAGCGAGATGGAGAGCTTTTCCCTGGTGCTGATGGAAAGCTGGCTGGCGGAGAAACCGGCGCTGGTGAACGGCAGGTGCGCGGTGACAAAGGACTTTGTACAGCGCGCCGGAGCGGGACTGTACTTTGACAACTACGCAGAGTTTGAAGGAACGATACTGTATCTGACGCAGCATCCTGAAACGGCTGCGGAAATGGGCCGGAACGGACGGCAGTTTGTGCTGGAGAATTTCCGGTGGGACGTGATTGTGAAAAAGTACCTGGAACTGTTTGAAAGATTGGGAGCGTAA